Proteins co-encoded in one Bacillus infantis NRRL B-14911 genomic window:
- a CDS encoding MTH1187 family thiamine-binding protein has product MAIADVTIIPIGTGSPSVSAYVADIQRVLQKFESEGLIRFELTPMSTLIEGELPDLFKVIEAMHEVPFEKGLARAATNIRIDDRRDVARKMEDKVARVQSRLEGLE; this is encoded by the coding sequence GTGGCTATTGCAGATGTAACAATCATTCCGATCGGAACTGGTTCGCCAAGTGTCAGTGCATATGTGGCAGATATTCAAAGAGTCCTGCAGAAGTTTGAAAGCGAAGGGCTGATCAGGTTTGAGCTGACCCCTATGAGCACGCTTATTGAAGGAGAGCTGCCGGATTTATTCAAGGTTATCGAAGCCATGCATGAAGTGCCGTTTGAAAAAGGCCTTGCACGAGCTGCAACCAACATCCGTATTGATGACAGGCGGGATGTTGCAAGAAAGATGGAAGACAAGGTAGCGAGGGTGCAAAGCCGCCTGGAGGGATTGGAATAA
- a CDS encoding Spx/MgsR family RNA polymerase-binding regulatory protein, translated as MNELTFFTYPSCTSCRKTKSWLKANSIDFSERHLFRETPSSKELLEILSLTTEGLDEVLATRSSTFKNLNIDVNELSLSEVVKMIVEEPKLLRRPILTDGKKLVVGYNPDALKGIASRKEPLKLSS; from the coding sequence ATGAATGAACTGACTTTCTTCACGTACCCGAGCTGTACATCATGCCGAAAGACCAAAAGCTGGCTCAAGGCAAACTCAATCGACTTTTCAGAAAGGCATCTGTTCCGCGAAACTCCATCCAGCAAAGAACTGCTTGAGATCCTGTCTTTGACAACAGAAGGCCTTGATGAGGTTCTGGCCACCCGCAGCAGCACCTTTAAAAATCTGAACATTGATGTGAATGAACTCTCCCTGTCAGAGGTTGTCAAAATGATCGTGGAAGAGCCGAAGCTGCTGAGAAGGCCCATTCTGACTGACGGGAAAAAGCTGGTTGTCGGCTATAATCCCGATGCTTTAAAGGGGATTGCCAGCAGGAAAGAACCGCTGAAGCTGAGCAGCTGA
- a CDS encoding DUF2759 domain-containing protein produces MGLVIVFALVSLLAAYGTFSALKNKNLLGIVFGGGSFAVFGWFAVMTLIHHGFPAAH; encoded by the coding sequence ATGGGCTTGGTCATTGTCTTTGCTTTAGTTTCATTGCTTGCAGCATACGGCACCTTCTCTGCGCTTAAAAATAAGAATCTCCTGGGAATTGTGTTCGGAGGAGGCTCTTTTGCCGTTTTCGGCTGGTTTGCAGTTATGACCCTTATCCACCACGGTTTTCCGGCGGCACACTAA
- a CDS encoding class I SAM-dependent methyltransferase has protein sequence MLELLTEIISRSPSGRITAEQFMDIALYDENKGYYMVPKPKIGRNGDFITTSNISDIYGRAVAKWYFRQTQERGLPSRVCEIGAGDGRFASAFIDEWNKLSGDPVTYFVKEESPYHKGLQSSLIGARVQQVDSLEELKPFCGLIFSNELFDALPVRVVEKQQGRMMEVMVAMESGELKEEAVPLGDPSVLSYIRENGLKLKENQRLEIPLRMIGLISSISEMLQKGIVLTVDYGYTDEELMDPARKRGSLRGYSNHRLIDDFLRSPGKMDITSHVHFDSFIREGEKRDLKFEGKYRQDEFLLSCGILEDLLNHDDPDPFSAASRRNRAIRQLILPSGMSAAFHSIVQTKGLGEG, from the coding sequence GTGCTGGAACTTTTGACTGAAATCATCAGCCGCAGCCCATCGGGAAGGATAACGGCTGAGCAGTTTATGGATATCGCACTATACGACGAAAATAAAGGCTATTATATGGTACCCAAGCCGAAAATCGGGCGTAACGGGGATTTTATCACCACATCAAATATTTCTGATATATATGGAAGGGCGGTAGCCAAATGGTACTTCCGCCAAACGCAGGAGCGGGGACTCCCTTCCCGTGTCTGTGAAATCGGGGCAGGGGACGGCCGTTTTGCTTCAGCATTCATTGACGAGTGGAATAAACTGTCCGGGGATCCTGTCACATATTTTGTCAAAGAAGAAAGCCCATATCATAAAGGCCTGCAGTCTTCTCTTATAGGAGCCCGTGTGCAGCAGGTCGATTCTCTCGAGGAACTTAAGCCTTTTTGCGGTTTGATTTTTTCTAATGAATTATTCGATGCCCTGCCGGTCAGAGTGGTTGAAAAACAGCAGGGGCGTATGATGGAAGTTATGGTAGCAATGGAAAGCGGGGAGCTCAAGGAAGAAGCTGTTCCCCTTGGGGATCCTTCTGTGCTGTCCTACATAAGGGAAAACGGTTTAAAGCTAAAAGAAAATCAGCGACTGGAAATCCCTTTAAGGATGATTGGATTAATATCTTCCATTTCTGAAATGCTTCAGAAGGGGATTGTCCTGACTGTGGATTATGGATATACAGATGAAGAATTGATGGACCCTGCCAGGAAAAGAGGAAGCTTGAGGGGCTATTCCAATCACAGGCTGATCGATGACTTCTTGCGCAGCCCCGGCAAAATGGACATAACAAGCCATGTCCATTTCGATTCTTTTATCCGTGAGGGAGAGAAGCGGGACTTGAAATTTGAAGGGAAGTACAGGCAGGATGAATTCCTACTTTCCTGCGGTATCCTGGAGGATCTGCTAAATCATGACGATCCTGATCCCTTTTCTGCAGCCAGCAGGCGGAACCGGGCGATCAGGCAGCTGATCCTGCCTTCCGGGATGAGTGCTGCCTTTCATAGCATCGTGCAGACGAAAGGGCTGGGTGAAGGATAG
- the comGB gene encoding competence type IV pilus assembly protein ComGB has protein sequence MRTRKWTLDEQAGFLKRTGELLQRGYPLSEAIESLAYHLPDYRKAAISNSLNDLKEGHPFYRVLTNLKFNPTLIGYVYFAEQHGGLAEAFIDGSAIMEKRSKEISSLRKILYYPLFLMSATSILFFIVQQTLLPRFTSLFSSMDLDTNFFTEAVMLAGTLFPIFAVLFLAFAAASLLYYSFRFRHLPQMDQKRRLAMLPAAGPLLRLFYTQYFTAQLGYLLGGGLSVSEALLLFQRNPQQPFYSELGESIKIRLRTGEKLDDILSGFAFFQEDLCQIIRHGERNGKLGQELRFYSIHCMEAFEQKVTSGLKIVQPVLFSLIGALVISMYLAVMLPMFHLLNGL, from the coding sequence ATGAGGACTCGTAAATGGACGCTGGACGAACAGGCGGGATTCCTGAAGAGGACAGGCGAACTTCTGCAGAGGGGCTACCCGCTCAGCGAAGCAATCGAATCCCTGGCCTATCATTTGCCTGATTACAGAAAAGCAGCAATTTCAAATAGTCTCAATGATTTAAAAGAGGGCCATCCTTTTTACCGGGTCCTCACAAACCTCAAGTTCAACCCCACTTTGATCGGCTATGTCTATTTTGCCGAACAGCATGGCGGCCTTGCAGAAGCCTTTATAGACGGAAGCGCTATTATGGAGAAAAGAAGCAAGGAAATCAGCAGCCTGAGAAAAATCCTCTATTATCCGCTGTTTCTGATGTCAGCCACATCTATTCTATTTTTCATTGTCCAGCAGACGCTTCTCCCCAGATTTACTTCGCTTTTTTCTTCCATGGATTTAGACACAAATTTCTTTACTGAAGCGGTAATGCTTGCAGGGACCCTGTTCCCCATTTTTGCTGTCCTTTTCCTTGCCTTCGCTGCAGCTTCATTATTGTATTATTCTTTCAGGTTCAGGCATCTTCCTCAGATGGACCAGAAACGGCGCCTTGCCATGCTCCCTGCAGCCGGCCCACTGCTCCGGCTGTTTTATACCCAGTATTTCACGGCCCAGCTTGGCTATCTGCTAGGAGGGGGGCTCTCAGTCTCTGAGGCTCTCCTCTTATTCCAGCGAAATCCCCAGCAGCCTTTTTACAGTGAATTGGGGGAATCCATAAAAATCAGGCTCAGAACCGGGGAGAAACTGGATGATATTTTGTCCGGCTTTGCTTTTTTCCAGGAAGATCTGTGCCAAATCATCCGCCATGGCGAGAGAAACGGCAAGCTTGGACAGGAGCTGAGGTTTTACAGCATCCACTGCATGGAGGCATTCGAGCAGAAGGTCACTTCAGGCCTCAAAATCGTCCAGCCAGTATTATTCTCCCTCATCGGCGCCCTCGTGATTTCCATGTATCTGGCCGTGATGCTCCCCATGTTTCATTTACTAAATGGTTTATAA
- a CDS encoding M14 family metallopeptidase codes for MKVAVRSGDTLWYYSSLFMVPAGLLADSNPGVDPAMLQIGQEIAIPGFTVQSYIIRENDTFWKISASRSLSVDALLLLNQDVNPNRIQPGEEILIPVRAVSPVVNGRIKYTFDQLENDIRELADIFPFIKIGSAGESVLGKTLYEIRLGNGSKKVHLNASFHANEWITSSVLMLQLNTFLLSLTNSTPIRGISTLPLYDSVDLSIVPMVNPDGVNLVLEGPPGGMEAELAEINRGSTDFTGWKANIRGVDLNNQFPAKWEVEKERTEEKAPAPRDFPGTAPLTEPEAQAMAALAREREFGRILAYHTQGEEFYWGYEGLEPPESAALASEFARVSGYEAIQYVDSFAGYKDWFIKEFQRPGFTIELGKGINPLPLSQFDEIYEETLGIFLASIYM; via the coding sequence ATGAAAGTAGCAGTCCGATCAGGCGATACGCTTTGGTATTACAGCAGTCTTTTTATGGTTCCAGCAGGGCTTTTGGCTGACTCCAACCCTGGAGTGGATCCGGCAATGCTGCAAATCGGCCAGGAAATAGCGATTCCCGGCTTTACTGTACAATCCTATATAATCCGCGAAAATGATACCTTCTGGAAAATAAGCGCGTCCCGCAGCCTTTCAGTGGATGCGCTGCTTCTCCTGAACCAGGATGTCAATCCAAACAGGATACAGCCCGGAGAGGAAATACTGATTCCTGTGAGGGCCGTTTCCCCAGTCGTAAATGGGCGGATAAAATATACATTTGACCAGCTTGAAAATGATATCAGGGAGCTTGCCGACATCTTTCCCTTCATAAAGATAGGTTCAGCAGGGGAAAGCGTCCTCGGGAAAACCCTATATGAAATCAGGCTCGGCAATGGGAGCAAGAAGGTGCACCTGAATGCTTCATTCCATGCCAATGAATGGATCACATCATCTGTATTAATGCTCCAACTGAACACATTCCTGCTATCTCTAACGAACAGCACGCCCATAAGGGGCATCAGCACACTTCCTTTATATGATTCAGTCGATCTATCCATCGTACCGATGGTAAACCCGGATGGGGTAAACCTGGTCCTGGAAGGTCCTCCCGGAGGAATGGAAGCAGAACTGGCAGAAATTAACAGGGGTAGCACAGATTTTACAGGCTGGAAAGCCAATATCCGGGGAGTGGACCTGAACAATCAATTTCCCGCCAAGTGGGAAGTAGAAAAAGAGCGGACAGAAGAAAAGGCTCCTGCACCAAGGGATTTTCCAGGGACTGCCCCTTTAACAGAGCCAGAGGCTCAGGCGATGGCAGCACTTGCAAGGGAGCGGGAATTTGGAAGGATTCTTGCCTATCATACCCAGGGAGAGGAGTTCTATTGGGGATATGAGGGTCTGGAACCGCCTGAATCTGCCGCGCTTGCCAGCGAGTTTGCAAGGGTAAGCGGCTATGAGGCCATCCAGTATGTGGACAGTTTTGCAGGATACAAGGATTGGTTTATAAAAGAATTCCAGAGGCCCGGTTTCACGATCGAACTGGGAAAAGGGATCAACCCGCTTCCGTTGTCGCAGTTTGATGAAATATATGAAGAGACGCTCGGTATCTTCCTCGCTTCCATATATATGTAA
- a CDS encoding YqgU-like beta propeller domain-containing protein codes for MKHEDSHPFFKFLGPFLFIFALSTLILFGCSPEPASRDGGENGKGHSAQTAGKGQGDQEEKFKVKPVTVEEGEIQSINGWVGKNILAFTVAEQEGTKVITHNIKTGKQQTIYEDEEPIAAVTVSPSGKYLLIQSPAGNESTLTIIDHEGAQLAEETMELYELAVEWNPFDENSLLLSVFNEDWEFQVYHFQISGNLLEKIGLPEPFAQWISKDDLFYLDWSEQSPSLFAPMKTMGLLNGEAKTVLDDLIKAEALPEGIVALSVDQEQEGMAEYTFYDGGFRRVSSFSMPHLTRYSDWLVPYYAYDQSAGHFYTFEPLYSTEADAYAEGFRLISYSPDEQIKDTIFEEMENEPLSCAPEGSWCLYGFYFEKLLNMADKTTVDLVKKE; via the coding sequence ATGAAACATGAAGACTCTCACCCATTTTTTAAGTTTTTAGGCCCATTCCTGTTTATATTTGCTTTATCCACACTCATCCTATTCGGGTGCAGCCCCGAGCCTGCCAGCCGGGATGGCGGGGAAAATGGGAAAGGTCATTCGGCCCAGACAGCTGGCAAGGGGCAGGGAGACCAGGAAGAAAAATTCAAGGTGAAGCCTGTAACCGTCGAAGAGGGGGAAATCCAGTCCATCAACGGATGGGTTGGAAAGAACATACTTGCCTTTACTGTTGCGGAACAGGAAGGAACAAAAGTGATTACCCATAATATTAAAACAGGGAAGCAGCAAACAATCTATGAGGATGAGGAACCGATTGCGGCTGTAACAGTCAGCCCATCAGGGAAATATCTGCTCATCCAGTCACCGGCCGGCAATGAAAGCACCCTTACCATCATTGATCATGAAGGAGCCCAATTAGCTGAAGAAACGATGGAGCTGTATGAGCTTGCAGTTGAATGGAATCCTTTTGATGAGAACAGCCTCCTGCTCTCTGTGTTTAATGAGGATTGGGAGTTCCAGGTTTACCATTTTCAAATAAGCGGGAATCTGCTTGAAAAAATCGGATTGCCAGAGCCTTTTGCCCAATGGATATCCAAGGACGATTTGTTTTATCTGGATTGGAGCGAGCAAAGCCCTTCTCTCTTTGCTCCTATGAAAACGATGGGGCTTTTGAATGGAGAGGCCAAAACTGTCCTTGATGATCTGATTAAAGCAGAAGCGTTGCCTGAAGGGATAGTGGCGCTTTCTGTCGATCAGGAACAGGAAGGGATGGCTGAGTATACCTTCTATGACGGGGGCTTCCGGCGTGTATCTTCTTTTTCGATGCCTCATTTAACAAGATATTCAGATTGGCTGGTTCCTTACTATGCATACGATCAATCCGCCGGTCATTTTTATACCTTTGAACCGCTCTACAGTACAGAAGCAGATGCATACGCAGAAGGTTTCAGGCTGATCAGCTACAGTCCTGATGAACAGATAAAGGATACCATTTTCGAGGAGATGGAAAACGAGCCTTTGAGCTGCGCTCCAGAAGGCAGCTGGTGCCTGTACGGGTTTTATTTTGAAAAGCTTCTGAATATGGCTGATAAAACAACAGTTGATCTTGTGAAAAAAGAATAG
- a CDS encoding DUF2626 domain-containing protein — MDRMYRVLGFWTGIFAVMFFLGDMYTTSLIFFGQTGFFLLLSYLKLSERMYIYIFGAYLTVFFVGFTYWSTFMMTPGAGGH, encoded by the coding sequence ATGGATCGCATGTACAGAGTATTGGGATTCTGGACGGGCATTTTTGCTGTCATGTTCTTCTTGGGGGACATGTATACAACGTCTCTAATCTTCTTCGGCCAAACAGGATTTTTCCTGCTTCTAAGCTATTTAAAGCTTTCCGAACGTATGTATATTTATATTTTTGGCGCTTATTTAACCGTTTTCTTTGTTGGCTTCACCTACTGGTCAACTTTTATGATGACCCCAGGAGCCGGTGGGCACTAA
- a CDS encoding MBL fold metallo-hydrolase — protein sequence MEWKQIPLGPIQTNSYVLSREDGTCLIIDPGGEASKLAGYIKGNKLKPLAVLLTHAHFDHIGALDEIREEFGCPAYLHKKESSWLRDPSLNGSQFFRMGKVTAKPADNLLAGDQEMKIGAFSFQIIETPGHSPGSVSFYFPEASLVASGDALFSGSIGRTDLPGGNQEKLLKSIHDKLLVLPEDTLVLSGHGPATYIGQEMDSNPFLNGF from the coding sequence ATGGAGTGGAAACAGATACCTTTAGGACCGATTCAGACAAACAGCTATGTTCTCTCAAGAGAGGATGGAACCTGCCTGATTATAGATCCGGGTGGTGAAGCGTCAAAGCTGGCAGGGTATATTAAGGGCAATAAGCTGAAGCCGCTTGCTGTCCTGCTGACACATGCCCATTTTGATCATATTGGTGCATTGGATGAAATCAGGGAAGAATTCGGCTGTCCTGCTTATCTTCATAAAAAGGAATCCTCATGGCTGCGTGATCCTTCCCTGAACGGCTCACAGTTTTTCAGGATGGGCAAGGTCACTGCCAAGCCTGCGGATAATCTTCTTGCAGGAGATCAGGAAATGAAAATCGGCGCGTTTTCGTTCCAAATTATTGAGACGCCCGGCCATTCGCCTGGAAGTGTTTCATTCTACTTTCCGGAAGCAAGCCTGGTAGCTTCAGGTGATGCTTTGTTCAGCGGAAGCATAGGAAGGACAGACCTTCCCGGCGGAAACCAGGAAAAGCTGCTGAAGAGCATCCACGACAAGCTTCTGGTACTGCCGGAGGATACCCTGGTCCTCTCCGGCCACGGGCCTGCCACTTACATTGGACAGGAAATGGATTCCAATCCATTCCTTAATGGATTCTGA
- the comGA gene encoding competence type IV pilus ATPase ComGA: MSKIERLADSIVCDAVRRNASDIHILPRRHDTLIQLRIADRLLSRQVLPTDDCERLIAHFKFSASMDIGDRRRPQSGAYSLEIDQKLIGLRLSTLPSSHHESLVIRILPQEDNIHISKISLFPAMSNKLLALLKHAHGLVLFTGPTGSGKTTTLYSLLHETSSLFKRNVITLEDPIEKDSDLVLQVQVNEKAGVSYASGLKAILRHDPDIIMVGEIRDAETAEIAVRAALTGHLVLSTMHTRDAKGAIYRLCEFGVGWQEIEQTLIAVTAQRLVELSCPYCSGTCPPHCRGAAAGKRASVFELLTGKALSAVMKEARGEGSAYQYPTLKNAILKGIALGYIKEAEMDRWVYNEDS; the protein is encoded by the coding sequence TTGAGTAAAATTGAAAGATTGGCCGACAGTATCGTATGTGATGCGGTCAGGAGAAATGCCTCGGATATCCACATCCTCCCGCGCAGGCATGATACCCTGATCCAGCTCAGGATCGCTGACAGGCTCTTATCGCGGCAGGTTCTGCCGACTGATGACTGTGAGAGGCTGATTGCCCATTTCAAGTTCTCTGCTTCAATGGATATCGGCGACCGCAGGCGCCCGCAAAGCGGCGCGTATTCACTGGAGATTGATCAGAAGCTGATCGGCCTCCGATTGTCCACCCTTCCTTCTTCCCATCATGAAAGCCTGGTCATCCGCATCCTTCCCCAGGAAGACAATATCCACATTTCAAAGATCTCCCTGTTTCCGGCTATGTCGAATAAGCTCCTGGCACTGCTGAAGCATGCCCATGGGCTGGTCCTGTTTACCGGGCCGACCGGCAGCGGAAAAACAACTACCCTTTATTCCCTCCTGCATGAAACTTCATCCTTATTCAAAAGAAATGTCATCACGCTTGAGGATCCGATCGAGAAGGACAGCGACCTCGTACTTCAGGTGCAGGTAAATGAAAAGGCGGGCGTGTCATATGCTTCAGGGCTGAAGGCCATCCTGAGGCATGATCCGGACATCATTATGGTCGGTGAGATACGCGATGCAGAGACAGCTGAAATTGCCGTACGGGCAGCGCTGACAGGCCATCTTGTGCTGAGTACGATGCACACCAGGGATGCCAAGGGTGCTATATACCGGCTTTGTGAGTTCGGGGTAGGATGGCAGGAAATTGAGCAGACCCTGATAGCTGTAACAGCGCAGCGTCTCGTGGAGCTGTCATGCCCGTATTGCAGCGGTACCTGTCCGCCTCACTGCCGGGGTGCCGCTGCGGGAAAAAGGGCGAGTGTGTTTGAATTATTGACAGGCAAAGCCCTTTCTGCGGTCATGAAGGAGGCCAGAGGGGAAGGGAGCGCCTATCAGTATCCTACTCTGAAGAACGCCATTCTCAAAGGAATTGCGCTGGGGTATATTAAGGAGGCTGAAATGGATCGGTGGGTGTATAATGAGGACTCGTAA
- a CDS encoding helix-turn-helix transcriptional regulator: MDQTLKVTNVLADPTRYHIYQFITKKHSDVTVQEIAENFSIHANVARLHLSKLEDAGLLVSKSGKTGKGGRPSRHYKLSDELIQMNFPFRDFQLLARICIESMMGLGDAGKKALKETGRKFGRELLIQELNRQEKKEEDLSFDERFFLLKGAAMAAGFFPEFSMNPEKTKIYFQIYNCPFKEVAAKHPADVCDMHFEYLQGMLSALFPSAELAETENMMNNCKSCSYYAAVTK, from the coding sequence ATGGATCAAACGTTAAAGGTGACAAATGTGCTGGCAGATCCAACCCGCTATCATATTTATCAGTTCATAACAAAGAAGCACAGCGACGTCACTGTCCAGGAGATTGCTGAAAACTTCAGCATTCATGCGAATGTTGCCCGCCTGCATCTGTCTAAATTGGAAGATGCCGGTTTATTGGTTTCCAAATCCGGCAAGACGGGAAAAGGGGGAAGGCCAAGCAGGCACTATAAGCTCTCCGATGAATTGATCCAGATGAATTTCCCTTTCCGGGATTTTCAGCTGCTTGCAAGAATCTGCATTGAATCAATGATGGGCCTCGGTGATGCCGGCAAAAAAGCCCTGAAGGAGACCGGAAGAAAATTTGGCAGGGAGCTCCTTATACAAGAATTGAACAGGCAGGAAAAAAAAGAGGAAGACCTTTCTTTTGACGAAAGATTCTTCTTGCTTAAGGGTGCGGCCATGGCGGCCGGTTTTTTCCCGGAGTTCAGCATGAATCCGGAAAAAACTAAAATATACTTCCAAATTTACAACTGCCCTTTTAAAGAGGTGGCAGCCAAACATCCGGCAGATGTGTGCGACATGCACTTCGAATACCTGCAAGGGATGCTCAGCGCACTTTTTCCTTCTGCCGAACTGGCTGAAACGGAAAATATGATGAATAACTGTAAATCGTGCTCATACTATGCAGCGGTTACAAAGTAA